Proteins from one Gossypium raimondii isolate GPD5lz chromosome 8, ASM2569854v1, whole genome shotgun sequence genomic window:
- the LOC105791374 gene encoding uncharacterized protein At5g41620: MHRGANNTNGRYHQRRHNNLFKDKGIDFSHFLADPCPSSDPDQPESASSLRRHVAQTLMKHHRSIENNNALQPVSPASYGSSMEVAPYNPAVTPSSSLDFRGRVVESHYNLKTSTELLKVLNRIWSLEEQHVSNISLIKALKMELDHARVRIKELLRDQQADRHEIDDLMKQIAEDKLARKSKEQDRIHAAVQSVRDELEDERKLRKRSESLHRKLAREVSDIKVSLSNALKDLERERKSRKLLEDLCDEFARGIKSYEREVHGLRQKSDEDWDGAADCDRMILHISESWLDERMQIKPEEAQSGFHEQKSMIDKLGFEIETFLQAKRISTSVSKRSNYLSRKDRRKSLESVPLNAVSAPKDVCDEEDSASSDSNCFELNKPNNVDLKSHKDVALNGDLEETIKSNHAEKKPPSHEKSKTRHPSSLQVKFEEKMARAMCNGNKKSQLADSAQEDTGIGNTTEKTVSQKFENDEATQYGSEGRKNKLDEIHGLSSNYVLDNLIRNHMALSEGGNINPENDCGEASCSFPARRNQLSPVRQWMTKFTSPDLDESESSTKLPPGTKENTLKAKLLEARSKGPRSRLKIFKGKS, encoded by the exons ATGCATAGAGGTGCTAACAACACTAATGGCCGCTACCATCAACGCCGTCACAACAACCTTTTCAAGGACAAGGGCATTGATTTTTCTCACTTCTTGGCTGATCCTTGCCCCAGTTCTGATCCTGACCAG CCGGAGAGTGCTAGTAGTTTGAGGAGGCATGTTGCACAAACACTTATGAAACACCATCGatcaattgaaaataataatgccCTTCAGCCTGTATCTCCTGCAAGTTATGGCAGTTCAATGGAG GTGGCACCTTATAATCCTGCAGTCACTCCTAGCAGTTCGTTGGATTTTAGGGGAAGGGTTGTTGAGTCGCATTATAATCTCAAAACGTCTACAGAGCTGTTAAAAGTACTGAATCGGATTTGGAGCCTGGAAGAACAACATGTATCGAATATCTCATTGATAAAAGCATTGAAGATGGAACTAGATCATGCTCGTGTTAGGATTAAGGAGTTACTGCGAGATCAACAAGCAGATCGacatgaaattgatgatttgatgAAGCAGATTGCTGAAGACAAACTAGCTAGGAAGAGTAAGGAGCAAGATCGGATTCACGCTGCTGTACAGTCTGTGAGGGATGAACTAGAAGATGAAAGAAAGTTAAGAAAACGTTCAGAGAGTCTACACAGGAAGTTAGCTCGGGAAGTATCTGACATAAAAGTTTCTCTGTCTAATGCCTTGAAAGACCTTGAAAGAGAAAGGAAATCAAGGAAGCTTTTGGAAGATCTTTGTGATGAGTTTGCAAGGGGAATAAAAAGCTATGAACGTGAGGTGCATGGTCTTAGACAGAAATCTGATGAAGATTGGGATGGAGCAGCTGACTGTGATCGTATGATTCTTCATATATCTGAATCTTGGCTTGATGAGCGAATGCAGATCAAGCCGGAAGAAGCTCAGTCGGGTTTCCATGAACAGAAGTCAATGATAGACAAATTAGGCTTTGAGATAGAGACTTTCCTTCAAGCTAAACGGATCAGTACTTCTGTTTCTAAGCGTTCTAATTATTTATCACGAAAGGATCGCAGGAAGTCGCTTGAATCTGTACCTCTAAATGCAGTTAGTGCACCTAAAGATGTTTGTGATGAGGAAGATTCTGCCAGCAGTGATTCGAATTGTTTTGAGCTGAATAAGCCAAACAATGTTGACCTCAAATCACATAAAGATGTAGCTCTAAATGGTGATCTTGAAGaaacaataaaatcaaatcatgcAGAGAAAAAACCTCCATCTCACGAGAAGAGTAAAACTCGGCATCCTTCCAGTTTACAAGTAAAGTTCGAAGAAAAGATGGCGAGAGCTATGTGTAATggaaataaaaaatctcaattggCCGATTCGGCACAGGAAGACACTGGTATAGGGAACACCACTGAAAAAACAGTGTCacaaaagtttgaaaatgatgaaGCCACCCAATATGGCAGCGAGGGAAGAAAAAATAAGCTTGATGAGATACATGGATTGAGCTCAAATTATGTACTGGATAACTTAATAAGAAATCACATGGCACTGTCGGAAGGTGGGAATATAAATCCTGAAAACGACTGTGGCGAGGCTTCCTGTAGTTTCCCGGCACGGAGGAACCAGCTGAGCCCAGTGCGGCAATGGATGACAAAATTCACATCCCCTGACTTAGATGAATCAGAGTCTTCAACAAAGCTACCTCCAGGAACGAAGGAGAACACTTTGAAGGCCAAGCTTCTTGAAGCAAGGTCCAAAGGGCCACGTTCAcgtttaaaaatattcaaggGTAAGTCATAG